The following proteins are co-located in the Alistipes sp. ZOR0009 genome:
- a CDS encoding glycosyltransferase family 4 protein — protein MKVLMFGWEFPPHITGGLGTACYGMTRSLSRKNVETIFVVPKVYGDEDKDAARIIGADGYQISEQILDKEFREKVLKISIDSNLIPYVYPDGPVFTEQQDLEVKLNAIRDQASSFHFSGTYGANLYEEVNRFAFIAGIIGAEYKFDVIHAHDWLTFQAGVAAKHISGKPLIVHVHATEFDRSGENVNKHVFSIEKLGMTEADMVVCVSNLTRNIVISRYGINPKKVKVVHNGVDFKPSKLSMVEKQKTVPEKVVTFMGRITYQKGPDYFVEAAYKILERTSNVRFVMAGDGDMLKHCIMRVGKLRMGDKFHFTGFLKGSDVERMLANTDVFVMPSVSEPFGIAPLEAMRSKVPVIISKQSGVSEVLDYALKVDFWDVDALADAIYGLVTYPALSQLLKQEGYLEASDLKWDKVADNLIRCYKALV, from the coding sequence TGTTATGGAATGACTAGGAGCCTTTCACGTAAGAACGTGGAGACAATTTTTGTAGTTCCTAAGGTTTATGGTGACGAGGATAAAGACGCTGCACGTATTATAGGTGCCGATGGTTATCAAATTAGCGAGCAGATTTTGGATAAAGAATTCCGGGAAAAGGTTTTAAAAATTAGTATTGATTCCAATCTTATTCCTTACGTATATCCAGATGGACCTGTTTTTACAGAACAGCAAGATTTGGAAGTAAAGCTCAATGCTATTCGGGATCAAGCCTCCTCTTTCCACTTTTCGGGGACTTATGGTGCTAACTTATATGAGGAGGTGAATCGTTTTGCTTTTATTGCAGGGATCATTGGTGCTGAATATAAATTTGATGTTATCCATGCTCACGATTGGTTAACATTTCAGGCAGGTGTTGCTGCCAAGCACATATCCGGAAAACCGCTCATAGTGCATGTTCATGCAACAGAATTCGATCGTTCGGGAGAGAATGTAAACAAGCATGTTTTTTCGATTGAAAAGTTGGGTATGACAGAAGCCGACATGGTGGTTTGTGTCAGTAACCTCACCCGTAATATTGTAATTAGCCGTTACGGTATTAATCCCAAAAAAGTAAAGGTGGTGCATAATGGTGTCGATTTTAAGCCGAGTAAGCTCTCCATGGTCGAAAAGCAAAAAACGGTACCAGAAAAGGTCGTAACCTTTATGGGGCGGATAACCTACCAAAAAGGGCCTGACTATTTTGTGGAAGCGGCCTATAAAATTCTAGAGAGAACTTCTAATGTTCGGTTTGTTATGGCAGGCGATGGCGATATGCTTAAGCATTGCATTATGCGTGTTGGTAAGCTGCGCATGGGCGATAAGTTTCACTTTACTGGTTTTTTAAAAGGATCAGATGTTGAGCGAATGTTGGCTAATACAGACGTATTTGTAATGCCATCGGTTTCGGAACCTTTTGGTATTGCACCCCTCGAAGCAATGCGATCAAAAGTTCCTGTTATAATTTCCAAACAATCTGGGGTTTCAGAGGTTTTAGATTATGCATTAAAGGTTGATTTCTGGGATGTCGATGCTTTGGCTGATGCAATTTATGGATTGGTAACCTATCCTGCTCTATCACAACTTCTGAAGCAAGAAGGCTACCTTGAAGCTTCAGATTTGAAGTGGGATAAGGTTGCAGACAACTTAATTCGTTGCTACAAAGCTTTAGTATAA
- a CDS encoding glycoside hydrolase family 57 protein, which translates to MKNICFYFQVHQPFRLKRYRFFDIGKDVSYFDDSANRSIMNKVAEKCYLPMNLLLLKLIKKHKGEFKVAFSISGTAIEQMELYAPKVLDSFKELAKTGCVEFLAETYYHSLSSISDTEVFEDQVLKHKQKVEFLFGQVPTVFRNTELIYSDLIGARVGKMGFKGMLAEGVDGILGKRSPNVLYVNPFMPSLKLLLRNYRLSDDIAFRFSNQGWAEWPLTVEKYLKWLKETAITDQVVNIFMDYETFGEHQWASTGIFNFMEMLPAAILKSKEFNFATPSEIVESLTPVDAISVQTNVSWADVERDLSAWLGNGMQDNAFEKIFSLSAAVDKLADDSLKSIWGKLQTSDHFYYMCIKWLADGDVHKYFNHYSSPYEAFITYMNVVSDFEMHVNRGLELQNKVQVSLQKDMVEEKSSAQPTDPMCYLG; encoded by the coding sequence ATGAAAAATATTTGCTTTTACTTTCAGGTTCATCAGCCTTTTCGGTTAAAACGGTATAGGTTTTTTGATATTGGTAAGGATGTCAGCTACTTTGACGACTCTGCAAACAGGAGTATAATGAACAAGGTTGCAGAGAAATGCTATTTGCCAATGAATTTGCTGCTGCTTAAGCTAATCAAAAAGCATAAGGGTGAATTTAAGGTTGCATTTTCTATTTCTGGAACTGCTATCGAGCAGATGGAATTGTATGCACCAAAAGTTTTGGATTCGTTTAAAGAGCTTGCTAAAACTGGATGCGTTGAGTTTTTGGCTGAGACATACTACCACTCCTTATCTTCTATATCGGATACTGAAGTTTTCGAAGATCAGGTTCTTAAGCATAAGCAAAAAGTTGAGTTCCTGTTTGGGCAAGTGCCAACGGTATTTCGCAATACGGAGCTCATTTACTCCGACTTAATTGGTGCAAGGGTTGGCAAAATGGGCTTTAAGGGGATGCTGGCCGAAGGGGTAGATGGCATCTTAGGAAAAAGAAGCCCCAACGTACTTTATGTAAATCCCTTTATGCCTTCACTGAAGCTGCTGCTCCGGAACTATCGCTTAAGCGATGACATCGCCTTCCGCTTTTCGAATCAAGGATGGGCTGAGTGGCCTTTAACTGTAGAGAAATATTTGAAATGGTTGAAGGAGACGGCTATAACCGACCAGGTTGTTAACATCTTTATGGATTACGAAACGTTTGGAGAACATCAGTGGGCGTCAACCGGCATTTTTAATTTTATGGAGATGTTGCCCGCCGCAATACTTAAATCTAAGGAATTCAATTTTGCTACTCCATCCGAAATCGTAGAATCTCTCACACCTGTCGATGCCATTAGTGTTCAAACCAATGTTTCGTGGGCTGATGTAGAGCGAGACCTTTCTGCGTGGCTAGGAAATGGGATGCAGGATAATGCTTTTGAAAAGATATTTTCATTGTCGGCAGCCGTTGATAAGCTTGCTGACGATAGCTTAAAGAGCATTTGGGGAAAGTTGCAGACCAGCGATCATTTTTACTACATGTGCATTAAGTGGTTGGCCGATGGTGATGTGCATAAGTATTTCAACCACTACAGTTCTCCTTATGAGGCGTTTATTACCTATATGAATGTGGTAAGTGATTTTGAGATGCATGTAAATAGGGGTTTAGAATTACAGAATAAGGTGCAGGTTAGCCTGCAAAAAGATATGGTTGAGGAGAAGAGTTCTGCTCAGCCTACCGATCCAATGTGTTACTTAGGTTAA